The Planctomycetota bacterium genomic sequence CAGACGACGCCCTTGGCCTTGAGGTCAGCGGCCATCTGGTTCATGTCGCCGTTCTTGTAGAACTTCTTGACAAAGGGGCACTGGTCGTTGAACTGCTCCAGAACGACGATCTTGCCCTTGAAGTCGGACAGCGACACGGCATTGCCGGCCTGATCCATCAGCTTGAAGTCAGGTGCCGGCTGGCCGACGACGGCCTTGGCTTCGGCGCTAACGAACGACGTCTTGGTCTTCGTGCACGCCGAGCAGCTGTCGGCCAGGGCCGGGACAACGGCGGCGAGAGTTGCCGCAAGCGCGGCCGAGGCGATGAGTGTGGTGCGAATCATGGATTCTCCGTAGGGAAAAAAACTCAGTGACAAGAGGAAGGCTCCGACGACGTCATATTCGTGACATCGCCTTACTCGGTTGCGTTGGCGGGGTCGACGATCAGGCGATGACCACGCCGATTCCCATCGGCGTCGGTAAAACCGACCACCACCGGGAACGGAGCGACCTCGCCACCGCCGAATTTGCGGGCCTTGATCGGGATGAGAATCGTCACGCCCGCTGAATTGTCTTGCTCGACCGCCTCGCCGATCGTCACTTCGACGTCGCCCGGCGGGAGCGGAAACAGTCCGACGTCTGTCGCATTGGCAGCGGAGAACGCGATGGTGTCGGTGATCGGCGTCAGCGGCTTGATGTCCTGCGGCAGCCTCGCTTTCGCGGCTTCGATCTCCGCGACGATGTCTGGCTTCAGCTCGGTCGAGCTTCCGAAAGTCACGTTGGCGGTTGCGACCGCGGATTCGGGCACACAGGTGTCGTCGTCGCAGATCAGATAGTCCACGGCCACCGTCAGCTCGCCGCCGCGCGGGAGCAGAGTCTGGGGCACGTTCAGCGTCGCAGGAAAGACGATCGTCTTCGCGTAGCCGTAGCCGACCAGTCCGGCCGACTCGAAGGCGATGGGCGTCGGGAACTCTGGAGCCGTCGCCTCGAAGCCGTCTGGCAAGTTCCAGTTAAACGAAGGCGGCGTGCCTGCGTCGCCAGGGTTTTGCCAGTAGATATGCCAGCCCGGCTGCATCGTGAATTTGATGCCGATGGGCACTGAATCGCCCGGCCTGACGATGTCTGCGGCGACCACCAGCTCCAACTTCGCTTTGGGCTCCAAGCCCAAGAGCGGCTGAGCACGCACCGCCGTGGTGATGGCGAGGACGCACGCGAGCATGGCGAAAAGCCGTGTGAGCACTGGGCTGCATGATAACCACCGAAAATTGCGGCGTGAACGAAACAATTCGCTTCGATGCAATTGTGAAAGCTTCGTGAAAAACCTCGATCGAGGCCATCTGACGGGGTGAAAACTTGGCGTTTGTTCGGTCGGGACGTAGGCTTCGCCGCAAGCCGCGAGGAACTGCGACGTGAACCCGAACGCGACGAGCCGAACCGATGATGCGGTCCGACAGGCCGCAGGAGCAGTTGCGCTGCCACTGCCTGGAACTCTCGAAGCCGGCCTGCAAGGTCTGTCGGCAAGCGTGCTCGTGCTCAATCGGCACTACCAGGCTGTTCGCGTCGTCAACGTCAAGAGAGCCTTTGGCCTGCTCTGCAAGCAGCTGGCAGAGGTCATCCACATCGAGACGAAGACGGATGGCACGGTCAGCCAGTGGCAGAACCTCGACTTCGAGTCGTGGACGGAGCTGTCGGAGCTGCACGCCCAGTTCGAGCCCGACGGGTTCGACTGGATTCGCACGGTCCGGTTCCCGATTG encodes the following:
- a CDS encoding protein-disulfide reductase DsbD domain-containing protein; translated protein: MLTRLFAMLACVLAITTAVRAQPLLGLEPKAKLELVVAADIVRPGDSVPIGIKFTMQPGWHIYWQNPGDAGTPPSFNWNLPDGFEATAPEFPTPIAFESAGLVGYGYAKTIVFPATLNVPQTLLPRGGELTVAVDYLICDDDTCVPESAVATANVTFGSSTELKPDIVAEIEAAKARLPQDIKPLTPITDTIAFSAANATDVGLFPLPPGDVEVTIGEAVEQDNSAGVTILIPIKARKFGGGEVAPFPVVVGFTDADGNRRGHRLIVDPANATE
- a CDS encoding redoxin domain-containing protein, with amino-acid sequence MIRTTLIASAALAATLAAVVPALADSCSACTKTKTSFVSAEAKAVVGQPAPDFKLMDQAGNAVSLSDFKGKIVVLEQFNDQCPFVKKFYKNGDMNQMAADLKAKGVVWLAIDSSNFSSVEENAAIAAEWNIDRPILDDHAGTVGKQYTAKTTPHMFVIDQEGILAYAGAIDSIPSTDANDIAQADNYVAMAVDALLNGETVSPAETKPYGCSVKF